The Acidianus manzaensis genome has a window encoding:
- a CDS encoding NADH-quinone oxidoreductase subunit D, producing the protein MEVDVVPIEGGELNVGPQHPGSGHMRILVKLNGDIVESCDLDVGYVHRAVEKLGENRNYMHLIPLVERPAILDSIHMNMGYVMAVEKIINVDVPERALYLRSFAAEINRIASHLYGLGILGIFIGHSTAFMWGFGDREVWVQILEALTGARVTNSYIIPGGVRRDLTPTIIEMTQKAITYTRKKIEDWRKIFVKNPTIIDRLQNVGVMNKEQAISWGAVGPNLRASGVYYDVRKVEPYAAYSRLDFDIPVYKEGDGYARTLVRFEEMEQSMRILEQIIKDIPAGPILSERFLRQIPPIRMKKWVQGQGRIVLPGYYASFRPPRGEAVTRVEAGRGELLYYVVSDGSPKPYRLRMITPSYRLINVFKNLCKGARYADVVSIYGSLDYFPPEADR; encoded by the coding sequence ATGGAAGTAGACGTAGTCCCCATAGAAGGAGGAGAATTAAACGTTGGCCCTCAGCATCCAGGATCTGGACACATGAGAATTTTGGTAAAATTGAATGGAGACATAGTAGAATCATGCGATTTAGATGTAGGATATGTACATAGAGCTGTTGAGAAACTAGGAGAAAATAGGAATTATATGCATTTAATTCCCTTAGTTGAAAGACCAGCAATATTAGATTCTATACATATGAATATGGGTTATGTAATGGCTGTCGAAAAAATAATAAATGTTGACGTTCCCGAAAGAGCACTATATTTAAGGAGCTTTGCTGCTGAAATAAATAGAATAGCTAGCCATCTATATGGTTTAGGTATTCTAGGTATATTTATAGGGCATTCTACTGCTTTTATGTGGGGGTTTGGAGATAGAGAAGTATGGGTTCAAATTCTTGAAGCTTTAACTGGAGCTAGAGTAACGAATTCTTATATTATACCTGGAGGAGTTAGACGAGACCTTACTCCAACTATAATAGAAATGACGCAAAAAGCTATAACTTATACTAGGAAAAAAATAGAGGATTGGAGAAAAATATTCGTAAAGAATCCAACTATTATAGATAGATTACAGAATGTTGGAGTTATGAATAAAGAACAAGCAATTTCTTGGGGAGCAGTAGGTCCAAATTTAAGAGCATCTGGTGTGTATTATGACGTTAGAAAAGTAGAGCCATATGCTGCATATTCCAGGTTAGACTTTGATATTCCAGTCTATAAAGAAGGAGACGGATATGCTAGGACACTAGTTAGATTCGAAGAAATGGAACAAAGCATGAGAATTCTAGAGCAAATTATAAAAGATATTCCTGCTGGTCCAATTCTTTCAGAAAGATTCCTAAGACAAATTCCTCCTATAAGAATGAAAAAATGGGTCCAAGGACAAGGAAGAATAGTTTTGCCAGGATATTATGCATCATTCAGACCACCTAGAGGTGAGGCAGTAACTAGAGTAGAGGCAGGAAGAGGAGAACTCTTATATTATGTAGTTAGTGATGGGTCACCTAAACCTTATAGATTGAGAATGATTACTCCATCTTACAGACTAATTAATGTATTCAAGAATTTATGTAAAGGAGCTAGATATGCGGATGTAGTATCTATATATGGTAGTTTAGATTATTTTCCACCAGAGGCGGATAGATGA
- a CDS encoding NADH-quinone oxidoreductase subunit C, which translates to MTQRLIDQIISELQKNKFVAKAESDNRGYVEVNRDQITDVATTLKNLGFDHVKSVTGIDFPDQHKIQIIYHISSYENLELAKIIFAIRTYVTYEDPKIKSLTGIWDSAWTGERETYEMLGVVFDGHPDLKRLFLPEDFEGVYPLRKDFKIKLEGLFVDKS; encoded by the coding sequence ATGACCCAAAGATTAATAGATCAAATAATTTCCGAATTACAGAAGAATAAATTCGTAGCTAAGGCTGAAAGTGATAATAGAGGCTATGTAGAAGTAAATAGGGATCAAATAACTGATGTAGCAACTACTCTTAAAAATCTTGGTTTTGATCACGTTAAATCAGTTACTGGAATTGATTTTCCAGATCAACATAAAATTCAGATAATTTATCATATTTCATCTTATGAAAATCTAGAATTAGCTAAAATAATATTCGCAATAAGAACTTACGTTACTTACGAGGATCCAAAAATAAAGAGTTTAACTGGGATTTGGGACAGTGCCTGGACTGGAGAGAGAGAAACTTATGAGATGCTAGGAGTTGTATTTGATGGACACCCAGATCTTAAGAGATTATTCTTGCCTGAAGACTTCGAGGGAGTTTATCCATTAAGAAAAGATTTTAAAATAAAATTGGAGGGGTTATTTGTTGACAAGTCCTGA
- the ndhC gene encoding NADH-quinone oxidoreductase subunit A: MSLVQPLVAIGLPAILVLIVGYGGYKLLSLIVPHDPTPLKVSRFEAGNIPSGEGRLWFPLQYYGYLLIYVTIEPILVLLFTIASAPILHNFILFRNLAFILFSFIILVYPVIYYAISQINVLLNWELRR, translated from the coding sequence ATGTCATTAGTACAGCCTTTAGTGGCAATTGGTTTACCAGCAATATTAGTTTTAATTGTAGGTTATGGTGGATACAAACTACTATCATTAATAGTTCCTCATGATCCTACGCCTCTAAAGGTAAGTAGATTTGAAGCTGGTAATATTCCTTCTGGGGAAGGAAGACTATGGTTTCCTCTTCAGTACTATGGATATCTATTAATTTACGTAACTATAGAGCCTATTCTTGTTCTACTATTTACCATAGCATCAGCACCTATTCTTCATAATTTTATATTATTTAGAAATTTGGCATTTATTTTATTTTCATTTATTATTTTAGTTTATCCTGTAATTTATTACGCCATAAGTCAAATAAATGTACTACTAAACTGGGAGTTGAGAAGATGA
- the thyX gene encoding FAD-dependent thymidylate synthase produces MMNVSLVSFTKDGEKVVAIASKMSRSRKGWKHHEETMTEEEIETWIKDAIIHGYWSPLEHSSYTFSIEGISRVASHQLVRHRIASYTQMSHRFAKPVDEYYQPVIPPSIQKRDKEELEKAYKDAYDSYFKLLEKGIPEEDSRYVLPNGVNTNIVVTMNARELYNFFGLRLCSRAQWEIRAIAWKMLEEVRKVHPHLFKYVGPNCIIHENFIRNEPISLEELSEKSEFISQRCIEGVPRDGIYKCIQNSKSILESIK; encoded by the coding sequence ATGATGAATGTTTCTCTAGTTTCATTTACAAAAGATGGAGAAAAAGTAGTAGCTATTGCTTCTAAGATGAGCAGGAGCAGAAAAGGATGGAAGCATCATGAAGAAACAATGACAGAAGAAGAAATAGAAACATGGATAAAAGACGCGATAATTCATGGATATTGGTCTCCTCTTGAGCATTCTTCATACACTTTTTCTATCGAAGGTATTTCTAGAGTAGCTTCTCATCAGCTTGTAAGACACAGAATAGCATCTTACACGCAGATGAGCCATAGATTTGCAAAACCAGTTGACGAGTATTATCAGCCTGTTATTCCTCCTTCAATTCAAAAGAGGGATAAAGAAGAATTAGAGAAAGCTTACAAAGATGCATATGATAGTTATTTTAAGCTATTAGAGAAAGGGATCCCAGAGGAAGATTCAAGATACGTTTTGCCTAACGGAGTAAATACCAACATAGTTGTAACTATGAACGCTAGAGAGCTTTACAACTTTTTTGGACTTCGCTTATGTTCCAGAGCTCAATGGGAAATTCGTGCCATAGCATGGAAAATGTTAGAAGAAGTTAGAAAGGTTCATCCGCATCTCTTCAAATACGTTGGACCAAATTGTATCATACATGAGAATTTTATTAGAAATGAACCAATCTCGCTAGAAGAACTTAGTGAAAAATCTGAATTCATATCACAGCGTTGTATAGAAGGAGTTCCAAGGGATGGAATATACAAATGCATACAAAATTCCAAAAGTATATTAGAAAGCATAAAGTAA
- a CDS encoding DUF2175 domain-containing protein, which translates to MSRAATKWSCDICKNTIYWDELFTFTTKKTVVHYTCFREKALKSAKVDENQLKAVLDSLEDELKMITVYKQRLNAITNEEIKKIMDQAEKDAEKNSAMLTRAVEKISGVLE; encoded by the coding sequence ATGAGCAGAGCTGCAACAAAATGGTCTTGCGATATATGTAAAAACACAATTTATTGGGACGAATTATTTACATTTACTACTAAGAAAACAGTAGTTCACTACACATGTTTTAGAGAAAAGGCATTAAAATCAGCTAAAGTAGACGAGAATCAATTAAAAGCAGTTTTAGATTCATTAGAAGATGAGTTAAAAATGATAACAGTTTACAAACAGAGGTTAAATGCAATTACTAATGAAGAGATTAAAAAAATTATGGATCAAGCAGAGAAGGATGCCGAGAAAAACTCAGCAATGCTCACAAGAGCAGTTGAAAAAATATCAGGAGTTCTTGAATAA
- a CDS encoding Rossmann-like domain-containing protein gives MILNEILDELSFELKRRKIINLCVGISYTGVILDDQSMGISHTITNGNVDYAGEIIGRNAYEIASNLENELNRSISVSILNAITTGKLIEGDLISQYSGNKVCVFGYSPYASGDFNQKILYDFSPSPSQEARPFSQFTTESCDLGVIFGSALIIDNAIDKIVKNIKADHLILSGISTIEAPITLKKYGFEAIEKIIPSDSYKAFRTICEGGTSKELSKYVKKAYLKI, from the coding sequence ATGATATTAAACGAAATATTGGATGAACTTTCTTTTGAATTAAAGAGAAGGAAAATAATCAATTTATGTGTAGGTATTTCTTATACTGGTGTAATTCTTGATGATCAATCGATGGGTATTTCGCATACTATTACAAATGGTAATGTTGACTATGCAGGGGAAATAATAGGAAGAAATGCATATGAAATTGCATCTAATTTAGAAAATGAGTTAAACAGAAGCATTTCAGTGTCTATTCTAAATGCTATAACAACTGGAAAACTTATTGAGGGAGATCTGATTTCTCAATATTCTGGAAATAAAGTGTGCGTTTTTGGCTATTCTCCATACGCTTCTGGAGATTTCAATCAAAAAATACTTTATGATTTTTCTCCATCGCCTTCTCAAGAAGCTAGACCTTTTTCTCAATTTACTACAGAAAGCTGTGACCTAGGTGTAATATTTGGATCTGCATTAATTATCGATAATGCTATAGATAAAATTGTAAAAAATATCAAAGCAGATCATTTAATCTTGTCTGGAATATCCACAATAGAAGCACCTATAACACTTAAAAAATATGGCTTTGAGGCTATAGAGAAAATTATACCATCTGATTCGTATAAGGCATTTAGAACAATATGTGAAGGTGGTACAAGTAAAGAATTATCTAAGTATGTTAAAAAAGCTTATTTAAAAATCTAA
- a CDS encoding sugar phosphate nucleotidyltransferase, with the protein MVSAIILAGGYATRLRPLSLTKPKTLFPVLGKPILSYILDNLEESGIDDIYISLRVMADKVTNYLDTIKKKITPIIEKDPLGDAGALKYVSQKVKLDDIVLVIYGDIYSEVNYKELIDFHLKHDCKATMVATEVEDPRRYGVLLTEDEKITEIIEKPKNPISNLINAGVYVFNKDILDLIHGESISKSFIPKILEKGCISVYKYSGVWADIGTPKDYMKLNFELLSKRYPKGLISSSAKVSEKSTLIPPYLISENSVIKEGSYIDSNTILGVNVSVQENTYIGESLIMDNASIGANSHLSNVIVADKCKIGKWNYIADGSILGEEVITHKGILLNRNTIILPNKEVTESIYKENKIIL; encoded by the coding sequence ATGGTTTCTGCAATAATCCTAGCAGGTGGATATGCAACTAGATTAAGACCTTTGAGTTTAACTAAACCTAAAACTCTTTTTCCTGTTCTAGGAAAACCAATATTGAGTTATATTTTAGACAATTTAGAAGAATCAGGAATAGATGATATATACATTTCATTAAGAGTAATGGCTGATAAAGTAACTAATTATCTTGACACAATAAAGAAGAAAATTACTCCTATAATTGAGAAAGATCCATTAGGGGATGCGGGAGCATTAAAATATGTTTCTCAAAAAGTAAAGCTGGATGATATAGTTTTAGTTATATATGGAGATATCTATAGTGAGGTTAATTACAAAGAACTTATTGATTTTCACTTAAAGCATGACTGCAAAGCTACTATGGTTGCTACCGAGGTTGAAGATCCTCGAAGATATGGTGTTTTACTGACAGAAGATGAAAAGATTACAGAGATAATAGAAAAACCAAAAAATCCTATTTCGAATTTAATAAATGCAGGTGTGTACGTATTTAATAAGGATATATTAGATTTGATTCATGGGGAGTCAATAAGTAAAAGTTTCATACCTAAGATTTTAGAAAAAGGATGTATTTCAGTATATAAATATTCTGGAGTATGGGCCGATATTGGAACTCCTAAAGATTACATGAAACTTAATTTTGAATTACTTTCAAAAAGGTATCCCAAAGGTCTTATATCATCAAGTGCTAAAGTAAGCGAAAAATCTACTCTAATACCACCTTATTTAATATCTGAAAATTCAGTTATCAAAGAGGGGTCTTATATAGATTCTAATACTATTTTAGGAGTTAATGTTTCTGTTCAAGAGAATACATATATAGGTGAATCATTAATTATGGATAATGCTAGCATAGGTGCTAATAGTCATCTAAGTAATGTAATAGTAGCAGATAAATGTAAAATAGGTAAGTGGAATTACATAGCTGACGGTTCTATATTGGGTGAAGAAGTAATTACACATAAGGGAATTCTCTTAAACAGGAATACTATTATTTTACCAAATAAAGAAGTAACAGAATCTATATATAAGGAGAACAAGATAATCTTATGA
- a CDS encoding superoxide dismutase, with protein sequence MSSASYLKKYELPPLPYNLDALEPYISKDIIDLHYNGHHKGYVNGANSFVDRVNKILKGDIGAGQYDIQGLLRGLVFNINGHKLHALYWENMAPSGKGGGKPGGALGDLIEKQYGSFEKFKQMFTEAANSLPGTGWTVLYYEVENGNLEIMTFENHFQNHIAELPILLILDEFEHAYYLQYKNKRADYVNNWWNVVNWDYADKKLQKFMK encoded by the coding sequence ATGAGTTCCGCAAGTTACTTAAAAAAATACGAATTACCACCACTACCATATAATTTAGATGCATTAGAACCATACATAAGTAAAGACATAATAGATCTACACTATAATGGACATCATAAAGGATATGTAAATGGTGCGAATTCATTTGTTGATAGAGTAAATAAGATATTGAAAGGAGATATAGGTGCAGGACAATATGATATTCAAGGATTACTAAGAGGCCTAGTATTCAACATAAATGGGCATAAGCTACATGCATTATATTGGGAAAATATGGCGCCATCAGGAAAGGGTGGTGGAAAGCCAGGCGGAGCATTAGGTGATTTAATAGAAAAACAATATGGAAGTTTTGAGAAATTCAAACAAATGTTCACAGAAGCTGCAAACTCTCTACCGGGTACTGGATGGACTGTATTATATTATGAAGTGGAAAACGGAAACTTAGAGATTATGACATTTGAGAATCACTTCCAGAATCATATTGCCGAATTACCAATACTATTGATATTAGATGAGTTCGAACATGCATACTACTTACAATACAAGAATAAGAGAGCCGATTATGTAAATAACTGGTGGAATGTAGTAAACTGGGATTATGCAGATAAAAAGCTACAGAAATTTATGAAGTAA
- a CDS encoding sulfurtransferase TusA family protein, which translates to MQELDLRGKECEEFIVELSKYLINLKPGDSIKVITDQDRILCTHQLLKNAPRYLFKGDVVGDHAEIIIRRLR; encoded by the coding sequence ATGCAAGAATTAGACCTTAGAGGAAAAGAATGTGAAGAATTTATAGTAGAATTGTCGAAATATTTGATAAATCTAAAGCCTGGAGATTCTATTAAAGTTATAACTGATCAAGATAGAATATTATGTACGCATCAACTTTTGAAAAATGCGCCCAGATACTTATTTAAGGGAGATGTAGTAGGAGATCATGCAGAAATTATAATAAGAAGATTAAGATAA
- a CDS encoding thioredoxin family protein translates to MKVEIFTHKSCTECNMLLEYLDQKNLLGKVQVIDTELYPFLALERGVISTPSVFIDGTLVYAGNVDFEELEKLLEGTKISKKVNKDELVEKLMAGIVDSFAATSWIYVNMDFDSFMAQKDFVLAVTGLVFAEDKEEMYNYLRNIMIKEGPKYVDKWNERILRNISSNFVREIYWLYNNKIPVEDIKKMYTLQIFAHWLMVRGGSTGRVGLRIHSIKEADVMSRIEKAYNYMLSNYDKLWEKVENEQKLLNQLENRRSIVF, encoded by the coding sequence GTGAAAGTAGAAATATTCACTCATAAAAGCTGTACAGAATGTAACATGCTTTTAGAATATTTAGATCAAAAGAATCTGTTAGGTAAAGTTCAAGTTATAGATACTGAATTGTATCCATTTTTAGCTTTAGAAAGAGGAGTAATTTCCACGCCTTCAGTATTTATAGATGGTACATTAGTTTATGCTGGCAATGTTGATTTTGAAGAATTAGAAAAACTTTTAGAAGGTACAAAAATATCTAAAAAAGTAAATAAAGATGAACTAGTTGAAAAACTAATGGCAGGAATTGTGGATTCTTTTGCTGCAACTTCATGGATTTATGTCAATATGGATTTTGATTCCTTTATGGCTCAAAAGGATTTTGTTTTAGCAGTGACAGGCTTAGTATTTGCTGAAGACAAAGAAGAAATGTATAATTATCTAAGAAATATAATGATAAAAGAAGGTCCAAAATATGTAGATAAATGGAATGAAAGAATTTTAAGGAATATTTCTTCAAATTTTGTTAGAGAGATTTATTGGCTTTATAATAATAAGATTCCAGTGGAAGACATAAAAAAGATGTATACTTTGCAGATTTTTGCTCATTGGCTAATGGTTAGAGGTGGTTCTACTGGTAGAGTTGGTTTAAGAATACATTCAATAAAAGAGGCCGATGTGATGAGTAGAATAGAAAAAGCATACAATTATATGTTATCAAATTATGATAAATTATGGGAAAAAGTGGAAAACGAACAAAAATTACTAAACCAACTGGAAAATAGAAGAAGCATTGTTTTTTAG
- a CDS encoding helicase C-terminal domain-containing protein, which yields MDLRDWQSKLKDRVISSFKNNFLVALQSPTGSGKTLFSMITSLEYKGKVIYAVRTHNEYFPIYREAKRLGKKFSFIVGKSVACPFATEDVDGEDIKCSGCDIFSTSHIEVNDYPFNFLSKIKKEGVEQGYCPYYSLFDSIQDADIVAITYPYFFIPRFRESLGLDFSEYAIVIDEAHNLDRLNDLEERRINPNIIDIAISQTKNEKVIDILKRLKDIIQKTIYKDEKYILINNYPKLSEDEFRLLQEEYDILRDKMIKEKKVKKILIGNIIKFYQSEGLVFSYKGSLVKKPLTPSKYTSVLNDKDLTILLMSGTLQPIDYLNKVLGINRKIDYIDAEKEVRKKLSGSFSCYIALDVTSTYTLRTKEMWKKYSSYLLKIYYQAENHILSIFPSYFIMNEVMRLIDIPKVIENGKTSIEDLIKLDKKTIIAGVARGKLSEGVEITENGKSLISDVVLVGIPYPPVDDFLRLQAEEIRKYSNAEVEDLLVNIPALVSVKQAIGRAIRSINDNAKVWLLDKRYNSIWWKSKVNCFNPKKIKL from the coding sequence GTGGATTTAAGAGACTGGCAAAGTAAACTTAAAGATAGAGTTATTTCATCTTTTAAAAACAACTTTTTAGTAGCTCTTCAATCTCCAACCGGTAGTGGTAAAACTCTATTTTCTATGATTACTTCTCTTGAGTATAAAGGTAAAGTTATATATGCAGTAAGAACTCATAATGAATACTTTCCTATATATAGAGAAGCTAAGAGGTTAGGAAAGAAGTTTAGCTTTATTGTAGGCAAATCTGTTGCATGCCCATTTGCAACGGAAGACGTCGATGGAGAAGATATTAAATGTTCTGGATGCGATATTTTTTCTACTTCACATATAGAAGTAAATGATTATCCTTTTAATTTTCTTTCAAAAATAAAAAAGGAAGGAGTTGAGCAAGGCTATTGTCCTTATTATTCTCTATTTGACTCTATCCAAGATGCAGATATTGTAGCTATTACTTATCCTTATTTTTTTATTCCAAGATTTAGGGAGTCATTAGGTTTAGATTTTTCTGAATATGCCATAGTAATAGACGAAGCTCATAACTTAGATAGATTAAATGATCTTGAAGAGCGAAGAATAAATCCCAATATTATTGATATTGCAATTTCTCAAACTAAGAATGAGAAAGTTATTGATATTCTAAAGAGATTAAAGGATATAATACAAAAAACTATATATAAAGATGAAAAATATATTTTAATTAATAATTATCCTAAGTTATCAGAAGACGAATTCAGATTATTACAAGAAGAATATGACATTTTGAGAGATAAGATGATAAAAGAGAAGAAAGTCAAAAAGATTCTTATTGGAAATATAATAAAATTTTATCAGTCTGAAGGTCTTGTTTTCTCTTATAAGGGTAGCTTAGTAAAAAAGCCGTTAACTCCTTCAAAATATACCTCAGTGCTTAATGATAAAGATTTAACAATATTATTAATGTCAGGTACATTGCAACCAATTGATTATCTTAACAAAGTTCTAGGCATAAATAGAAAAATTGATTATATTGACGCAGAAAAAGAAGTTAGAAAAAAACTTAGTGGAAGTTTTTCTTGTTATATAGCTTTAGATGTAACTTCTACATACACTTTAAGGACTAAGGAAATGTGGAAAAAATATTCAAGTTATCTATTAAAGATATATTATCAAGCTGAAAATCACATTCTCTCAATTTTTCCTAGCTATTTCATTATGAACGAAGTAATGAGACTAATTGATATACCAAAAGTTATAGAAAATGGAAAAACCAGTATAGAAGATCTAATAAAATTAGATAAGAAAACTATTATAGCAGGAGTTGCAAGAGGCAAGTTATCTGAAGGAGTAGAAATAACAGAAAATGGTAAGAGTTTGATTTCAGATGTAGTATTAGTAGGAATTCCATATCCTCCAGTCGATGATTTTTTGAGATTACAAGCCGAAGAAATAAGAAAATATTCTAATGCAGAAGTTGAAGATTTGCTTGTGAATATTCCAGCATTAGTCTCTGTGAAACAGGCTATAGGCAGAGCGATAAGAAGTATAAATGATAATGCTAAAGTCTGGCTTCTTGATAAGAGATATAATAGTATATGGTGGAAGAGCAAGGTAAATTGTTTTAACCCCAAGAAAATTAAGTTATAG
- the thiC gene encoding phosphomethylpyrimidine synthase ThiC: MVTQINIARSGNISEEMKIIAKLEGESPEKIRDRVARGTVVIFKNMNRKLEKYTAIGEGLFTKVNVNLGASTDHYNVDEELEKVRIANKFGADTIMDLTDGGNIDEMRKLVLQEAEMPVGTVPIYQVYYEMVTKRKYVIDFTEDDLFRVIEKHFKDGVDFATLHTGITLDLAKKAAEMKRTAGVVSRGGTILAAWSIYNEKENPLYANFDYLLEMAKEYDVVLSLGDALRPGGINDAHDELHVGELIVNSRLAKRAIEKGVQVMIEGPGHMPLDQIDMDIKLEKQLSGGVPYYVLGILPTDIAAGYDHIAGAIGGAIAAASGADMLCYLTPAEHLSLPNPEQVKDGLIAFKIAAHSGDIIKLGEKAKRLDYEMSKARASLNWPKMFSLTFDQERAKEIYRQYKKFEAGSCTMCGDLCVYLVLPRALNKKNHDIRKTQS; the protein is encoded by the coding sequence ATGGTAACTCAAATTAACATAGCAAGATCTGGTAACATTTCTGAAGAGATGAAAATAATAGCAAAACTTGAAGGAGAATCACCAGAGAAAATCAGAGATAGAGTTGCTAGAGGTACAGTAGTAATTTTCAAAAATATGAATAGAAAATTAGAAAAATATACTGCAATAGGTGAAGGATTATTCACTAAAGTAAACGTAAATTTAGGTGCTTCTACTGACCATTATAATGTTGATGAAGAATTAGAAAAAGTTAGAATAGCAAATAAGTTCGGAGCTGATACGATAATGGACTTAACTGATGGAGGAAACATAGATGAAATGAGAAAATTAGTATTACAAGAAGCAGAAATGCCAGTAGGTACAGTACCAATATATCAAGTATATTACGAAATGGTCACAAAAAGAAAATACGTAATAGACTTTACAGAAGATGATTTATTTAGAGTGATTGAGAAGCATTTTAAAGATGGAGTAGATTTTGCCACACTACATACTGGAATTACATTAGACTTGGCTAAGAAAGCAGCAGAAATGAAAAGAACAGCAGGAGTAGTAAGTAGAGGTGGAACAATATTAGCAGCATGGTCAATATATAATGAAAAAGAAAATCCATTATACGCAAATTTTGATTACTTATTAGAAATGGCTAAAGAATATGATGTAGTATTAAGTTTAGGAGACGCTTTAAGACCTGGTGGAATTAATGATGCGCATGATGAATTACATGTAGGAGAACTAATAGTTAATTCTAGGTTAGCTAAAAGGGCTATAGAAAAAGGCGTTCAAGTTATGATAGAAGGACCAGGCCACATGCCATTAGATCAAATAGATATGGATATTAAACTAGAAAAGCAGTTATCTGGAGGAGTCCCATATTACGTTTTAGGGATCTTGCCCACCGATATAGCTGCAGGATATGACCATATAGCCGGCGCAATAGGTGGTGCAATAGCCGCAGCTAGTGGAGCAGATATGTTATGCTATTTAACTCCTGCAGAACACTTATCATTACCTAATCCAGAACAAGTTAAAGATGGGCTAATAGCATTTAAAATAGCTGCTCATTCTGGTGATATAATAAAACTTGGAGAAAAAGCAAAAAGACTAGACTATGAAATGAGTAAGGCAAGAGCTTCGTTAAATTGGCCTAAAATGTTTTCCTTAACTTTTGACCAAGAAAGAGCCAAAGAAATATATAGACAGTATAAAAAGTTTGAAGCGGGATCCTGTACGATGTGCGGAGATCTATGCGTTTATTTAGTACTTCCAAGAGCTTTAAATAAGAAGAACCATGATATTAGAAAAACCCAATCTTAA
- a CDS encoding Rieske (2Fe-2S) protein, which produces MILEKPNLKIGEKKKISIDGKEILLIYLGADRYLGFEPYCPHLGCDLEKYGVIIREELICQCHFSHFSIKDGKPIKGTSKKPIKVYKISVDKNKLIIEE; this is translated from the coding sequence ATGATATTAGAAAAACCCAATCTTAAGATAGGAGAAAAGAAAAAGATCTCTATAGATGGAAAAGAAATTCTTCTAATTTATTTAGGTGCCGATAGATATTTAGGTTTTGAACCTTATTGTCCGCACTTAGGATGTGACCTAGAAAAATATGGAGTAATAATTAGAGAAGAATTAATTTGCCAATGTCATTTTTCCCATTTTTCAATAAAAGATGGAAAGCCAATAAAAGGAACATCCAAAAAACCTATTAAAGTTTACAAGATTTCTGTAGACAAAAATAAATTAATTATTGAAGAGTAA
- a CDS encoding type I 3-dehydroquinate dehydratase, with product MRPIIVASLPVYSEKDIHRINQIDADLVELRLDYSKSLPTLSSLLPYKDKIIVTIRDVNEGGINKIDDNVKVSYINQLSKEGFLYDVEASFLEKYNVDFYNKIVSMHYFNSIPDYNIVNTIVTKYENKAYTVKIAVIAKPGYKNFLSNLLFSHENITVLPMGSDPLERIAFGILGSKLVYTYVDNPTAPGQMHYSRAIKIINLLFNN from the coding sequence ATGAGGCCAATAATAGTAGCATCATTACCAGTATATTCTGAAAAAGATATACATAGGATTAATCAAATTGATGCAGATCTAGTTGAATTAAGATTAGATTATTCGAAATCTTTGCCTACTTTAAGCTCCCTTTTACCTTATAAAGATAAAATTATCGTAACTATTAGAGATGTAAATGAAGGAGGAATAAATAAAATAGACGATAACGTAAAAGTTTCTTATATAAATCAACTGAGTAAGGAAGGATTTTTGTATGATGTTGAAGCTTCTTTCTTAGAAAAATATAATGTAGATTTTTATAATAAGATTGTTTCTATGCATTACTTTAACTCTATTCCAGATTATAATATAGTAAATACTATAGTAACAAAATATGAGAATAAAGCATATACAGTGAAAATAGCTGTAATAGCTAAGCCGGGATATAAGAATTTTCTAAGTAATTTACTCTTCTCTCATGAGAATATAACAGTTTTACCTATGGGCAGTGATCCTCTAGAACGAATAGCATTTGGAATACTAGGATCTAAATTAGTTTACACTTATGTAGATAATCCTACAGCACCTGGGCAAATGCATTATTCTAGGGCAATTAAAATAATTAATTTACTCTTCAATAATTAA